Genomic window (Deltaproteobacteria bacterium):
ACCCGCTTCTTAAGTGTGGGGTCGAAGGTGATGGTCCATTTTTCTTTTTTGAGGGCCGTTTTTGGCATACGTATAGAATACGTATAATATGTTTTGTTGTCAATAGTCCCGATTGACTTTCAAACAGCCGGTGCCGGTGTCCTCTTCGGTTCCGCCGTCGTCGTTTTCGGGATTGCCGGTGTCGGTTCCGCCGTCATTTCCGGTGTCGTCGGCTGGTTCGTGATCGTACTCGATTCCATCGGAATCATCTTCCTCTGTCTGATCGTCGCAGACGCCATCTTCATCGAGGTCTTCGCAGTCTTCCACGACAAGAAGGCAACTTGGGGGATTGCCNNNNNGATTGCCGGTCTCGGTGCCGCTGGGGTCAAAGTCGAAGGTATCGCCGCCGCAATGGACGAGCGCTATCAGGGCGGCGGCCAAAATCAGGGGGAATATTTTGCAAAGTCGGCTCATAAACGGCTCTTTTGTATTATCGGCAACTCCCAAAATTTGTTGCGTCCTTTTTTGCGGGTTAAATCCCCCCCTCTCCCCCCCCCCTTTGGCAAAGGGGGGGATTAAGGGGGGATTTTGCCTTTTTATTCCTTCACACCGGGGTCCAGGCCGGTGTGAAAGAAAAAATTAATATACCCAATATCCGTAATCGTCATCGTTATCCACCGCTTCCGTGGCCCTCACCCGATAGTCGTCATTCATGTCCACAAGGTAGAGATGGGTGTGGTCCAGAATATAAAGCCCCTGATTGCCGTCATCGCCAATCATTATAGTCCGCTCCGGGGCATACCATTCATCCGAATCGAGTTCGATTTCCGCGACTGTTTCAATGCCGCTTTCGGTGACCTCGTACAGATGAACGCCGTTATACGAGAAATCGCCGTAGTCGCTTTTTCCCGTGCCTCCGGTGTAGAGGGAAATGGGAATGGCGAGGATGCCCGTTTCCTCATCGTAGGTAAAGGCATGATGGTCTTCGAGGGCGGCCGAATCGGTGCCGCGGGAGCCGATGGTGAGGTTCTCGGTTTCGGCGGGGTTTGAACCGTCTTCGACATCAAAGACAGCCAGCTTTAAGCCCTGAAACCAAGAGAAGGTGCCTACGTCATCGGCATCCTTTCCAAGGCCGATCAGATGATCCGATCCAAGAGGATGAAGATAAGTGGAAAAGCCGGGCATTTCCAGTTCCCCTTCGATCGTCGGATTTTCGGAATCCGAAAGGTCGACAACAAAGAGCGGATCGATCTTTTCATAAGTGACGAGATAGCCTTTGTCGCCGATAAACCGGGCGGCGTAGATTTCTTCCCCTTCGGCAATCCCCTCAACCTTGCCCAAGATGGGAAGATCGGCATCGGTTGCATCCAGCACATAGACATTGTTGGAAACAGCCGACGTCCCGTCGCGGCTGACCGAACCGATGGTTGTGGCGATGCGGAAGGTGTTTTCGTATTCGCTCATCGAAAATGAGTTGTCGATATGTCCCTCAACCGATCCGCTGGCGACATAGGTATGAAGGGCGTCGCCTGAACCGATGGCAAAACGGTGGATATAGGTTTCGTCCGCCGACCAGTTGCTCGAAGCAAGGTAAACGGCTTCGGTCGAGGCATAGACCTCCTGCGCATAGCCGATGACGAAGGTCATTTCTTCTTCGTCGCTCTCTTCCAGATTCAGGCTGTAGAGGCCGAGGAGATTGTCTTCATCGGAGGCGGTATCGTCCGCAAAGTCACTGCAGGCAACCATTTCCCACGTTGTGCCGTCGCCGTGGCTTGGTAGCCAGTCGTCGATGGTGGTGGCCATGATCGCAGAGCGATTTTCTTCCTTCAGATTTTCAATTTGGCTTGCCAGTTCCGCTTCCGAACAGTCGTCGCTCCATCTTTCTTCCGAAAGGTCGTCGAGGCCGTCGACTTGATAGTATTCAAAAGAGGAACTGATGGCCACATGGACCACATGATTGACCAACCGCGATCCCGCCACGTACCCCTCGATTTCTTTGACTTGAGAGAGTACGGGGGAGGCCGGCTTTTCGATATTTAAAACCGAAATTTTCGTGACGGATGAGCCGCGGGTATCGTCATGGGCATAGCCGATGGCGATCAGCCGGTTGTCGTCGAGATACAGGCTGTCGATACCGTCAGAGTCGGCATAGGAGCCCGCCTTGTCAAAGGCGGAAAGAGGCCAAGCCTTGAAGATGTCTACCCCGTTGTCGGTGGCGACATAGATATAGGCGCCGTCGGTTTTGATGATGTCGGCTTCATCGACATTTTCCTCCTGTATGTTGGTGCCGGTGAAATCGACGCCCGATTCTGAAGTGGAATCCGAAGAGGGGAATGCGATGTCGCAGTCGCTACAATCATAAGTATAATAAGTGCCGCAGGTGGAATAGTTGTCGAGGGTTTCCTCCATGTCGGCAATCGCCTGTGCCTGGATATCCGCCAGCAGGTCGTCGCAGTTTGAGTATTTAACCAGCGAAGTGGGTACTGTGTCTTCGGGATCCGGATCGGGGTTGATCGGGCCGGGGCCCGTTCCCAGTTTTTGGGCGCTACAGTGGAGCGTCAACAAAGACAGGTTGATTATCATCAGGTATTTGACAAACATTTTCATAAATCACTTTTCTTTCTCTGGACCCTTTCAAATTTCCGACCCCTTTTTCCCTTTTACAAATCTTCGCATTCCAGCGTTTCATCATTCCAACAGCGCTCCTCGCCGCACTCACAGCCGAATACCGACTCCTCGGAGCATTCAACATCTATTTCATCATCTTCCCGTTGGCTGATGCACAAGTCCGCACAGCTACTGGTGAATTCAATCCATTCTTTCCCCGCATCCTCGCAGGCGGCCTGTTCGTCGGCCTCATCGGCGCCGGTTGTGTCGCCATCATCGCCGGTATCGTCTCCGTCACCGGTACTCCCTTCGTTGTCGGTCTCGCAAGAGGGGTTCCCTGTGTCCGTTCCGCCGGCGCACTCCGATCCACAACCGTAGAAGAACAAGGGGAGGCTCAAACAAAAAATTGCCGTCAAAATTAAAAAATATTTTTTCATGATGATTCTCCTTCGGGTTTCTTTGTGAGCGGAAAAAGCTGAAAGTTGACCTGATAGACCCCCGTGGATTTTTGGTCCTGGCTTGCAATGGCCAGGAGTTCGCGCCGAAAGCGCTGGATCAATTCTTTGACCTGTTCGGCTCTTTCCTCCGAAATGCCGATGGTGACCGACGAGATTTCCCTTTCCGGCGCAGGAAAACGGTCGATCGATTCGGCGGCCTTCTGCATCATCTCGCGGTGAAACTGCGCCACCGAGGCGGATGCCACCTCGTCGCCGGTGGAAATAAAACCGTCGGTTTGGACCAATTTTCCTTCTTCGTTCCGTTTAATCAGCCCCAACTGCTCCAGTTCTTTTAAGGCTTTTTCCGCCTCCGAGGTTGTGATTGGAGGAATAAGCTGGTGGGCAATCCAGGCAGGATCTTCTTTGAAACCGTCAACCCCTACCAACTCGCGGACGGGAATGAAATACCAGTTGGTGTAGTAGTCGTACTGGGCCTGTTTGAGGGGATTTATTTTTTTGTAAAAGCGGTGGCGGATCAACTGCTCGGCGTAAAATTTCTTTTCTTCGATGGTGGTTGCCTGATTGAGCAGAACCAGATTTCTGAAAAAGGTTGTTTCCTCTTTGTTAAGCTTTAAGGCGCGGGCGAATTTTTCGATCCCGTCCGGTGAGAGGTTTCTCTTTCCATCCATCACCAGCTTTAAAAAGTTGGGCGACCGAAACCCCGCCTGTTTGGAAAAGAACCGAAACGAAAAAGCGCTCTTTTCCTGTTTCAGCGATGCATACAGATCTTTCAAGAACGACCGGTAATTGTCGTATTCGAAGATATTTGGTTTTTTAATATTTCCCATTATATTTCCTGGCAAGTGCCGTCCGTACAAGCAATTTCAGGTTCAATTTCAATGACACAAGGTGATGCAATATTTTCTTCTGCATTGTATTCGTCCTCGAGTTGATTGTATTCCTCCACAAGTGATTCTAAACTTTCCACGTCAGTTGTAAGAGATGAATGGATGAGGTATGTTTGAGGACCGCCACAAGCCCTGCTACCATAAGCGATAGTTTGACAATCATCATCGGCATTACATGAAAGATCAGCGATCAGAGTTTGTATCTGTGCATCCAAATCATCCAATTCCGCTCTATAATCTCTCCCTGAATCGCCACTCTCCCCGCAATTGAGCGTTAAAACGAGAGAGCCGATCAGGGTTAAATATGTTGCAAAGCGTTTCATAAACATTCCTTTCGTTTCTTTAAATATCGGACACCCCATGTGTCCTATGTACCTATTATCGGCAGGAATGTCCAGAAAGTTCGTTTCTTTAAATATCGGACACCCCATGTGTCCTATGTACCTATTATCGGCAGGAATGTCCAGAAAGTTGCTTAAAAAGTGTATTCTATAAGAATACTATTTAATTTATAAAATGTTAAATTTAGTTATAAATAGTTAATATTAATATATATTTAAATATTATTGTATTCTAAAAAATAACATAAATTATTATAGTATCATTTTTATGAGCGGCGTCTGACACCGCAAACATAATTGCTATTGACAAACATATCCGGTGTGCCAAGATGAAAGCATGCAGGTATCCATTTACATGGATGGTAAGCTGGTTAAAAAAGCCGATGAGCGGGCTCGTCAGCAAAAGAAATCGCGGTCCGAGTACCTTTACTCCCTGGTGGAAAAAGACATAGAGGGGGCCGAAAAGACCCGTCGTGGCATCTTGAAGTGTGCCGGGATGTTCGACAAGGAAACAGCCGATAAAATGCTCAAAGATATTTATTCAAGCCGCCGGAGTAAAACCTCATGGCCTATCTTTTAGACACCGATATTTTTGTCTATTTAACCAAGAATCATCGCGAAATAATCAACCAGATCGAAACGGTTGGGAGAGAGAATGTTTTTCTATCTTCCATAACTCTGGGAGAATTGTATTATGGAGCCTTCCATTCGGACAATGTTTCCCTGTCTCTGGATCTTCTCAACAAGAATCTTGAAGAAACGAATATTCTCAATTTCAATAAAAGTGCGGCGAAAATATTCGGACGCCTCAAAGCGGCCTTAAGAAAAAACGGGAATCCCATTGAAGACTTCGACGTGGCGATTGCATCCATAGCGCTTCACAACGATTACATTTTAGTCACCCACAACACCCGGCATTTTGAAAACATCCCCGAATTGACAATTGAAGATTGGTCCTGAATTCAGGACAGGATCACCTCCAAAATTCTTTTTGCCAGTTTGTCTTTGGAGGCGCGGCCCAAGGGGAGGATGCGGCCGTTTTTGGAGAGGAGGGTGACCTCGTTTTCATCCGACCCAAATCCAATCCCCTTTTTTGAAACATTGTTGAGGACGATCCAATCGCACCTTTTTTCGCGGAGTTTTTCGGCGGCGTTGGGGAGGCCGCGGTCGGTTTCGGCTGAAAAGCCGACGAGAATCTGGTTTTTTCGTTTTTTGCGGCCCAGTTCTTTGAGGATGTCGGGATTGGGAACCAGTTTGAGCGTCATCGGTTTGCCGGTCTTTTTGATTTTTTTATTTTGCATCCGACTCGGGCGATAATCGGCCACGGCGGCAACCTTGACGATCACATCAGCCGAGCGAAAATTTTTCATCACCGCCCGGCGCATCTCCAGTGCGGTGGTTACAGGGATGAATTTGATACCGGAAGGGGAGGTGAGGCTTGTCGGGCCGCTGATCAAAACAACATGGTGGCCCGCCGCCCGTGCCGCTTTCGCCAACGCATATCCCATTTTCCCGGATGACCGGTTGGAAAGGTAGCGGACCGGATCGATCGGCTCCTGCGTCGGGCCGGCGGTGATGAGGAAGGTGAGCTTGGACATGTCCGGCAAAAGCGAGAAATCAGTGAGCAGAAAGCGGAAAGCCGAAAGCAGAAAATGCATTCTATCTGATTTCCGCTCTCGGCTTTCTGATTTCTGCTTTCTCGCAGTTGCAAAAATGATTAACGCACTGCCTTGATCTTGGAAGTTAGTCGTTTCTTCACTTCCGCCACGATGATCTCCGGCTCCTCCATCCGCCCCATCCCCTCCCACCCGCAGGCCAGATCGCCCGAGGCGGGGCCGATGATCGTGTATCCGTGGCGTTTCAACGTCTCGATATTTTCCTGAACGATTTTATTTTTGTACATGTTCACGTTCATCGCGGGGGCGAAAATCACCAGGGCCTTTGTGGCGCAGACAACGGTTGAAAGAAGATCGTCACAGATTCCATGCGCCACCCTGGCAATAAAATCGGCGGTGGCGGGAGCAATCAAAATCAAATCGGCCTTGTCGGCCAGTTGAATATGCCCCATCTCCGATTCTTCGGTCAGGCTGAAAATGTCGGTCCGGACGGTGTTGCGCGAAAGGGCCTGAAAGGTCATCGGCGTCACAAACTGTATCGCCCCTTTGGTCATCACCACATGGACGTCCGCCCCCTCGGCGGTCAAAAGACGGACGATCTCACAGCTCTTGTAGGCGGCAATCCCGCCGGTGACTCCAAGGACGATGTTTTTTCCGTTCAGAGGCAGATTTTTTTTCATGAACTATTCGGCAGAGCTTCACCATTATTTTTTGTTGCGCAATTTTGCAAGTCCGCTTACGCGGACGGGAACAAAATTGCTCCAAAAAAATAATGGCGAAGCTCTTTCTCCGTTATGATAGTATTATCTCATGCTGTCTGAAAAGGAAAAAGACGAATTCCTCCAGGTAGCCCGCAAGACGCTTGAAGGCTACCTTTCCGAAGGGGAGATGCCCGATTTAAGGCCGGCTGGCGGGGCACTTACGGAACCGGGAGGGGCCTTTGTGACTCTCCATCATCGGGATGGGCGCCTCCGGGGATGCATTGGCCGGTTCGAGGCGCCCGATCCGCTCTATAAAACGGTCCAGTTGATGGCGGTTGCCGCCGCCACGGAAGACCCCCGGTTTCCCCCCGTTCAATCAGCGGAGCTCTCCAATCTTCACATTGAAATTTCAGCCCTTTCGCCAAGACGGCCTATCGAGGATGTCGGCGAAATCATCGTCGGCAAACATGGCCTGTCCGTCGAAAAAGAATTCAACCGTGGCTGTCTCCTCCCGCAGGTGGCCACGGAAGAAAACTGGACCCGCGAGGAATTTTTGTCGCATACCTGCCTCAAGGCCGGACTCCCCCCCGACAGTTGGAAAAAAGGGGGGATGAAGATTGAAGTTTTTGAGGCAGAGGTTTTTGGAGAGCCCCGATGAAACATCACCTTCGTTTTTTTATCGCTGTCCTTTTTGCCGCCTGGTTTGTCGTCACCTATTTTGCCATCCGCCATTATGTGGTTTCCCGAGGGGTCTTTTACGTCCCCATGTTTTTGTGGGAAAAAGAGATTCCGTTTCTTCCGTGGACTTTTTTTATCTACGTCTTGGTCTACGTCACGCCGCTGGCCGCTTTTCTTCTGCTGAACACCACGGAGAGCCTCAAGGCTTGTTTCAAGTCTTTTTTTGTCTCGCTGACCCTGCATCAGATTGTCTGGCTTGTCTATCCGGTTAAGCTCGAAATAAGGCCGATGATCGATCCGAATGGAGGGGACTGGCTTGTTAAAATGGCCGATGCCTTTTTAAAACTCGATACGCCGGCGGTCAATTGTCTGCCGTCGCTCCATGTGACCTATGCCTTTCTTTCCTATTTTGCCATTCATGCCTACCGCCCCCGACTGGCGCCCTGGTTTTTATTCCTCGCCGTTGTCATCTCCCTTTCCACCATGACTTTTAAACAGCACTATGCGGCCGACGTGGCGGCGGGAATTTTGACGGCGCTTTTGATGAAATGGATATTCCTCAAACCCCATCGGAGAGGTCTCTCAAAATGAGAATTGTCTCATGTTGAGAAGGGGAAGGGATGAACAGGCAATGGTTTTGAAGGTGAAAATGAGGGAAAAACAATGGGTTATTTTTTGATGGATTTGTTCACTCTTGGCATGGCTCTTGCTGTTTAAACCTTATGATGCGTCAATTATTTCCTTTTGTGCTTGTTTTTGCCCTTTTTCTCGGAGCCTGTTCAGAGAGCGGTTCTTCCCTGTCCGATGAGGGGGAATCAACCAGCGCCTCCTCCAGCGCTTCAACCGGCACCGGCGTCGATAGCCTCACCTACAACGCATCCGGGTTTTCCACCTGGCTGGAATTCACCCCGGAAAAAAATTATCTCCGCATCGCCTTCAGTTTTTTCCCCGACGGGACGGCATTCGATTTCGACAAGAAAACAGCCTCGATCCCCTGCACTTTTTTAAGCCGGATTCCGGAGGGGGTAGATGTCCAGCTTTCGGCCCCTGTTGAAGAGCCGTGCGAAACCCCCTACACCGTCACCTTCGATGGAGCGGGCGAGACATTCACCTTAAATGGGATTGTCGCCCCCTTCAACACGGCCTACGAAAAATTCGCCGGCGATTTTGAATTCGACATCACGGCGGAGGGCGTTCGCGACGTCTCGGACGGCGCTTCCCTTTCTTCCGACAGCGGCAAACTGGAGGATTTTTACGATTTGATTCTGGAGCGACGAACGCCGTAGGGGCGAATCTTGTATTCGCCCTTCTCGAATGGGCGATCACAAGGATCGCCCCTACGATAGTTTTTTCACCGCCTCTTCAATCCGGTCCAATCCTTTCTTAATATTTTCCATCGAAGTGGCGTAGGAGAGGCGCATGTATCCCTCGGCGCCAAAACCCTCTCCGGAGACAACGGCCACTTTATAATCCTCCAGGAGGTAGGAAGCAAGTTCAGCGGAGGTGGTGATTTTCTTCTCCGTTGGGGTTTTCTTCCCAAGAAGAGCGGAGATGTTGGGGAAGACATAAAAAGCCCCCAGAGGCTTTAGGCAGGTGATGCCGGGGATGTGGTTCAAACGATCGACAATGTAATTGCGCCGTTTTTTGAATTCGATGACCATTTTGCCTACCGTATCCTGCGGTCCCCGGTAGGCCTCGACGCACGCCTTTTGCGTGATGGAGCAGACATTGGAGGTGACCTGCCCCTGAATTTTGCTCATGGCCGAAATCCACTCTTTGGGTCCCGCTGAAAAACCCATCCGCCAGCCGGTCATCGCATATGCCTTGGAGGCGCCGTTGACGACGATCGTCCGATTTTTGATCTCTTCGCCAAACGAGGCGATCGAGACATGCTGAAATCCGTCGTAGACGATCTTTTCATAAATTTCGTCCGAAACGCAGATGATCCCCTTTTTGACGATGATCTTCGCCAGCGCTTCCAGCTCCTCTCTGGTGTAGGCGGCGCCGGTGGGGTTGGAAGGGGAGTTGAGGATGAATGCCTTGGTTTTTGAGGTAACGGCGGCTTCGAGCTCACCAGGCAGGATCTTGAAGCCGGTCTTGTCGGAAGTCTTAAGCATCACCGGTTTGGCGTCGTTTAACAAAACCTGGTCGGGGTAGCTTACCCAGTAGGGCGCCGGAATGATGACCTCGTCCCCCTCTGC
Coding sequences:
- the coaBC gene encoding bifunctional phosphopantothenoylcysteine decarboxylase/phosphopantothenate--cysteine ligase CoaBC; translated protein: MHFLLSAFRFLLTDFSLLPDMSKLTFLITAGPTQEPIDPVRYLSNRSSGKMGYALAKAARAAGHHVVLISGPTSLTSPSGIKFIPVTTALEMRRAVMKNFRSADVIVKVAAVADYRPSRMQNKKIKKTGKPMTLKLVPNPDILKELGRKKRKNQILVGFSAETDRGLPNAAEKLREKRCDWIVLNNVSKKGIGFGSDENEVTLLSKNGRILPLGRASKDKLAKRILEVILS
- the amrA gene encoding AmmeMemoRadiSam system protein A, which translates into the protein MLSEKEKDEFLQVARKTLEGYLSEGEMPDLRPAGGALTEPGGAFVTLHHRDGRLRGCIGRFEAPDPLYKTVQLMAVAAATEDPRFPPVQSAELSNLHIEISALSPRRPIEDVGEIIVGKHGLSVEKEFNRGCLLPQVATEENWTREEFLSHTCLKAGLPPDSWKKGGMKIEVFEAEVFGEPR
- the coaBC gene encoding bifunctional phosphopantothenoylcysteine decarboxylase/phosphopantothenate--cysteine ligase CoaBC; its protein translation is MKKNLPLNGKNIVLGVTGGIAAYKSCEIVRLLTAEGADVHVVMTKGAIQFVTPMTFQALSRNTVRTDIFSLTEESEMGHIQLADKADLILIAPATADFIARVAHGICDDLLSTVVCATKALVIFAPAMNVNMYKNKIVQENIETLKRHGYTIIGPASGDLACGWEGMGRMEEPEIIVAEVKKRLTSKIKAVR
- a CDS encoding phosphatase PAP2 family protein — encoded protein: MKHHLRFFIAVLFAAWFVVTYFAIRHYVVSRGVFYVPMFLWEKEIPFLPWTFFIYVLVYVTPLAAFLLLNTTESLKACFKSFFVSLTLHQIVWLVYPVKLEIRPMIDPNGGDWLVKMADAFLKLDTPAVNCLPSLHVTYAFLSYFAIHAYRPRLAPWFLFLAVVISLSTMTFKQHYAADVAAGILTALLMKWIFLKPHRRGLSK
- a CDS encoding TIGR02147 family protein; amino-acid sequence: MGNIKKPNIFEYDNYRSFLKDLYASLKQEKSAFSFRFFSKQAGFRSPNFLKLVMDGKRNLSPDGIEKFARALKLNKEETTFFRNLVLLNQATTIEEKKFYAEQLIRHRFYKKINPLKQAQYDYYTNWYFIPVRELVGVDGFKEDPAWIAHQLIPPITTSEAEKALKELEQLGLIKRNEEGKLVQTDGFISTGDEVASASVAQFHREMMQKAAESIDRFPAPEREISSVTIGISEERAEQVKELIQRFRRELLAIASQDQKSTGVYQVNFQLFPLTKKPEGESS
- a CDS encoding beta-propeller domain-containing protein, with product MKMFVKYLMIINLSLLTLHCSAQKLGTGPGPINPDPDPEDTVPTSLVKYSNCDDLLADIQAQAIADMEETLDNYSTCGTYYTYDCSDCDIAFPSSDSTSESGVDFTGTNIQEENVDEADIIKTDGAYIYVATDNGVDIFKAWPLSAFDKAGSYADSDGIDSLYLDDNRLIAIGYAHDDTRGSSVTKISVLNIEKPASPVLSQVKEIEGYVAGSRLVNHVVHVAISSSFEYYQVDGLDDLSEERWSDDCSEAELASQIENLKEENRSAIMATTIDDWLPSHGDGTTWEMVACSDFADDTASDEDNLLGLYSLNLEESDEEEMTFVIGYAQEVYASTEAVYLASSNWSADETYIHRFAIGSGDALHTYVASGSVEGHIDNSFSMSEYENTFRIATTIGSVSRDGTSAVSNNVYVLDATDADLPILGKVEGIAEGEEIYAARFIGDKGYLVTYEKIDPLFVVDLSDSENPTIEGELEMPGFSTYLHPLGSDHLIGLGKDADDVGTFSWFQGLKLAVFDVEDGSNPAETENLTIGSRGTDSAALEDHHAFTYDEETGILAIPISLYTGGTGKSDYGDFSYNGVHLYEVTESGIETVAEIELDSDEWYAPERTIMIGDDGNQGLYILDHTHLYLVDMNDDYRVRATEAVDNDDDYGYWVY
- a CDS encoding pyridoxal phosphate-dependent aminotransferase, with the translated sequence MQLTRRVQRIKPSPTLAIDAKAKALQAKGIDVIGFGAGEPDFDTPENIKRAAILAIENGFTKYTDVGGIVELKDVLIEKLKRDNGLAYTREEILVSAGGKHSLYNIAQALFAEGDEVIIPAPYWVSYPDQVLLNDAKPVMLKTSDKTGFKILPGELEAAVTSKTKAFILNSPSNPTGAAYTREELEALAKIIVKKGIICVSDEIYEKIVYDGFQHVSIASFGEEIKNRTIVVNGASKAYAMTGWRMGFSAGPKEWISAMSKIQGQVTSNVCSITQKACVEAYRGPQDTVGKMVIEFKKRRNYIVDRLNHIPGITCLKPLGAFYVFPNISALLGKKTPTEKKITTSAELASYLLEDYKVAVVSGEGFGAEGYMRLSYATSMENIKKGLDRIEEAVKKLS
- a CDS encoding PIN domain-containing protein, translated to MAYLLDTDIFVYLTKNHREIINQIETVGRENVFLSSITLGELYYGAFHSDNVSLSLDLLNKNLEETNILNFNKSAAKIFGRLKAALRKNGNPIEDFDVAIASIALHNDYILVTHNTRHFENIPELTIEDWS